The stretch of DNA TGGACAccccttttcttccattttcaattttctatttttaattttcaatttttgGGCGCAATCCCAATCCCCCACTCTATATATTTCAAATATCACCCACCCTTCACTCTTGAGACTTGAGACACTAGTCACACTACCAGCATAGTCAACCACTCAACCTACATGACTACATCTGGGTCGGATACTTGGATAAATCAACCAAATTCTTAAATGCTTTCTTCTTTTTTCTGCtttcattatttatttatttttgagttttttttttttttttttgacaaaggtTATTTTTGAGTTTGTGGTCAGCTAAAGAGTAATATTTGAACTGTGGTgattactgtttttttttttttaattaaatttagCCATTTTGAATCATTCCCGTTCTTTTTAAGATTGCTTATTTAAGGTTATTGTTGATTCAAGATCATGTCTACTTTAGGATGTTACTTTCATGTTTGCATCTGATATGGTCGAATTGCATACGTCCGAACTAGAGTCAAAGCTCTTGAGGACATCCATGATTCAAAATTCATCGGTATTTGATAAATGATACCACCATACATAACCGTCAAGGCGTCAAATAAATACTAAAGGAGTACTCCAGATAACTAGCAAACCATGTAACTTGATAATGACCAAGTTCATCCTCTACTTCACTACTTGGGTCAAGTTTCCATGCTTGAGGCAAAATGGGGCAGAGATAATTCATGCATCTAAACCTGTAACTTTCACCACACTTCTCTAATCCACCCATCTCTGGTAAGGACCTCCACCAGCCCACGAACCCCGATGTGGGTTCTCATGTTTTTCATCTTCTTCCTTAGTCCATGCTCCTTTTCTTGTGTAGCCCTTTTCCCAGCAAGTAGACCATTGTTCCACAATTTTAAAAGTAGGAACTATTAGGATTAAGTACTTAATGTGTTAGTGGTGGCTTTTATCCGGTACAGAAGAACCGTTTTAGGCTGAAAAACACTTCATGCAGAAGCCCATATCAATCAAAAAGCATATGGAAACCAACCTTGGCTACACTTGGTTTCTGCAGACATGTGAGTTCAGGCAATCTGTAATCAAGGCTATTCCTTCTAACTTCTTCTAAGGAGCATCAAGAGCAATAGGCACGTGAAATGCATTTACAAAAGCTAGAATATCAACATCACAATTTTTATGGGTAAAACTACCCTTGTTTCACTCGAAATGTATATACAAATTACAAAAGCAACAATATCACAAGATTCACAACCTGTCGAGACAAAAAATTGGGAATCTTCACTGTAAGACAACTATGGAGTACGATGTGGATCAACAAATACAGTTTTTAGCATCAACAGGCTAGTTCAGAAAGCTTGCATCTACAAGGTTTTGATAATGCCAATGTAACTAGCAATCTCAGacacaaattatacaagaatTGCCCAACCTGAACATGTCGGGCAAAGAATAACAATTGAGGCAAGTGCTCTAAATCTTGGAATGACATCGTAATGGCAATCCTAATATGTTCTCCATTGCAGCTCAATCTGAATCCGGCCATTTTTAGAGTCAATAAGATTGTAACTTTGATTGATTCTTCTATTATTGACCACATCTCTAAGACTGATATCAACAAACCCCAGATTTTCCTGGTTGAGAAGATCACGCAAGAGTATGAAATACAATAATGTCAATCGAGTAATTGACATAATATAGAGCTACCAAAATATGTTAAAAGAGACAAAAGCGCCTGTTTTACAACATACCTTTGGATGAAGCAAACCTATCCTAGAGGATACACTGCACACTTCCACATGGACTCTGTCGTCAGTTGGTGGTTCCTCCAACGTAAAAGAAAACTCCTCACCGAATCGGGGGTCTCTATTCTTCTTTACGGTCTGCAAATGTCGCATAAAGTCAGAAATAGAACAACCAGTCAGAATTTTATTGTTGCACCGGACAAATAATGAGTTCTCAATGATAGGAACGGAAGTCCTCGAACACTCTCTTTCTCCTCAGACTTTACGTGAATCTCAACACTAAAATATATTATCCTCACAATTACAAATTCATATTTAATTTAGACTAATTAAAACCCTCTAAAACAATTTCTGGTATCCACTTTTTCAACAAAATGTCTGAATTTGAGTCTTGGAAGCCAAGAGCCCAAGATCCAAACTCAGACTCATGAAAACCCTTCCAATTTATCCCTCGTACCGCGTCTGAGCGTCAGACACGTCCTTAGAACTGTGATAAAGACAAGCTAACCATTGAGGTAAACATGTGATATGTTACATGCAGAAACCTTTAAAGGGAAATTAATTAATATCCAATGTCGTACCTTAGTTTTCTTCTCTTCACCTCTAAACAGTAGACGTACATAAGGATTGGTGTGATGCTTTCCTTCAACATCTTGAGCTTGGTGGATAATGATCACAAGCATACCACCACCAGCTGGTGTTCCTTCAGGAGCCTTCTCAACTTCTCCAGAATCTTCAGCATCATCATGTACATCTTCGCCCTTAAATGATTTGTATGTAATTTCAAGAACAAGCTGACCACGTGATTTCTCATTTTGAACGTCATTGGGATCCATAGTTTTCAGAAGCGGTAAAACGAACTCTTTAGTTTCATCAGGTGTAAGATCTTTCAAAGGAACAACGTTTATCCCCATCTTTTCATGTTTGCCAACCTAGATTTTAGATTGAAAACATATATGATGAAACTCTCTTCAAGTACCAAACAACAAGTAAATTCAATCTTAAAGTcaggaaaagaaaaagagaaacataacccaaaaaaaaagaaCTCGAGTCTACATCAAAGCTCATATGTGCAGTAGATAAATATGTGTTACTTACCTTTTCCCAGTCATACATAGAAAACTCTAGAACTTGAGACTCTGGATCTCGCACAGTGATGTTAAATTCTTCATTCCATTCAGGATTCAAGGTCTTGTACTTGACTGTCGTTTTTTTGGAAGGGGCCTTATCTTGTGTAAGTTTCAGCTTGACGTAGGGGTCAGCTCCTCCAAGGAGATCCTTCTTTCTTAGATTCATGGCTCTCAAGACCTTAACATGTAAAATCCCCACAGGTCTCTTTCCAGCCCTGAAAATAATGAGCAGTTATCACTGATTGCATGACTACGATCGCATTAAAAGAGAACATTATAAAGTATTTCACTTACATTTTAGGATCCAGTATAGGTATTTCAAGGGTTTTAGGCCATAGATACATCTGCCCAACCTGATCTTTTATTTTTTCCTACATGACATACATACATCCACATGTAATAACTTCAGTAAAAGAGTACCTTATCAACTACAAAATTTCACCATCATGAGTTTAAGGATTATAGTTTCCTATCTTTACGAAATCCTGTTTCTTAGTCAACTGTTGCATATTATACATgttataaattacattttttaaAAGCTGTTTCAAACACCTGTTACCTGTTTCTGCACACAGATTTATAGCCTAACAAAATGGGGGAAATAAAGTAAGTATAAATTGGAAGGAAGCTAAGAGAGAAATAATTATAGTAGGCAACAAACCTGAACAAACCTATACAAGCCTGGAATTGCCATAGCATCTGCACCGAGCAATTTTAATCCAAAATCCACATGGGGCTGCAAGTTTTAGATGTTCAGGCGCTAAGAGCGAATAAACAGAGAAATACAAATTTGGTAGATGACTAAACAACAGAATCTGACTTCAACAGGCAACCACGGCAAAGGACTATGACCTGAACCTGGGAAATATTATTGGAAGAGTGAGACCACTGTACAAGAAGTGTGGGGATCTGACGAGGCTTATGTAATTGTCTTCATATGAAGACAGACACAATTTCACATGAGAGAGTCTCATGATGATTATTACGAGATTGACCCATTATGGGTCATTATTTCTTTAATTCAGTCTCTTGTGGGTTAATTTGTATAGGGGTGGGAATTTTAGTTGAATACTTGGATTGAGTTACTCTCACATTATATTAATTAGAGACCATTTCACAGGAGACTGATTGACAGACACACCTACAACCACCTTGCAGAACATTTATAGGTGAAGTAATCGGAATAAACATTGGCCACCTTTTCCATGAGAGAAACGAATATCTTGGCAAAACAGGGAAATGCTGGCACAAGAGGCTTCAATGTGATACGTGGATGAGCAAATACTTGGAGATCAACCACCTGAAGCATTATTTAATCAATTCATCAGTTCATGTGAAAGTACAACATGCAGGCTAAAGTAGGCAAGCAGGAGTAGTTGTTGATATTGTGTTTATTATGGATGGTCTGTTAGTATACTGTTTTTACCTGGACAGTGGCTTTCAGTCCAAAAGCTTTAACTGCAACAAGAATGTTAGGATTTCCTGCCCACCTTAACACGGGTTCCATAATCAACTCTTTTTCTTCAGTCATGTACACCTTCATTCCTGACATGATACCAACTGACTATGAATTTTTATGCAACAATTCATTTGCATCTCTACTTGTGTAAAGCTGAAAAAACTTGTATATGCAAAGTTCAACTCGCTGGCTAACAGAACTGAAATAATCTATAACCTTGGTTTTCAATGACATGCTCAAATCTAGAAAAGAAGACATAATATATGGTGGTCGTGATGGATAGGAAGGAGAATGAAACCTTGAAAAGTTGGGGGCAAGGTGCCCAGGCAAAGTGTTTGAAAATCTACAGACTGGATTTTGTACTTTGGAATTTGGTCAGCGATGATGGGCTTGGATATATCAGTTGCAGTTTTACAAATTGCCTGCAAATAATAAAGATTAGCAAGTCGTAATGAAGATTAGCAAGTGGAGAGTGTTTGAAAATACAAATAACCTTGTTGAGATAAGGCCACATATGCTCTATGAACTTGTTAAGCCAGTCAACCTTGAGAAAATTAAGCAAATTGAAATGAGAAACTAATAAATAATCAAGGTTAGTTAGTGAAGATAAGAAAATGATAAAAAAAGAAAGAGGCATACACGATCAAAATCGGGATTTTTGACCCAAAGAGGTATATCCGGAAGCAACCTTGCCAATATTTCGGCATCTAAGTCGGTCAAAGAACAAATCTCAGGATCCTGGCAAATATAAGTAGTGAATTAATACATAAATTATGCTGGCAATGCTTGTTGGATTTTACCATAAAACTTGAAGAAGTAATACTTACTACATGGTAGGTACTAGGTTGTATATGAAGACAAGACAGTAGTAGAGTTAAGTGAGTAGTAGTTGACAGCATCAAAAGAGTGAGTAATAGATTTGATTATATAAAGACAATTGACAAACCTTGACATCAGAAGACTGGAAGTagaagaagaagtaataaccAAGAACAAGTCCAAAGCTAGTTCCAAACCCAAATCCACAAAACCCCATTATCGTACTCACTATCCCCATTGAAATGCTACTATGAAATACTCCACTTCCCAGTATTCTTCGATAACGCTCCAATTGGGAAAGTAATTCAGATTCTACTTAATTAAAGTCTTCTTTTTGTATCAATATAAACAACTTCTCGATTACTCCCATCACTAAAACAAACGCAACAATAATTTGTGATGATTTCTGTTCTGTGTCCCACAAAATATGAAATATCATATGAATATCCACTAAACAGTCAACAACTCAACACCGACAATACCATCCATACCCTCAATTTAATCACTTTTCAAGTGGGTCGGGTCACCCTTTAATACTTCATCACAACTTGCAATGTTTTCTTTTCGGCCCACTCCTACATGTTTAGCAGGTTGGTTAAGTAAACGCGGCATCGGTTAGACCCCCAAAAAACGAGCGACCATGCTAAATTGTCTACTCAACTGGGCCGGCCCATCCAATTTCCGCCTCCTACATTTTCCTATGGATTGCTGCTAAATATATCCTTGACAATCTTCTATCTTTCCCCCTTTCATAACTATTCCCTTAATTGTGCATATAATCAATTTTCaaagtaaaataaataaaaaatggtTTTCATCATGACAAGTTGACAACGTCATCAAACAAATCGAAACGACCAATTAACGTAATTAAACTAATCGATTGAACCATTTAGACGCCATTTTAAACGACTACCACAAATGACCATTCAAAATAAACGAGCATTAAAACAAAGATTTAGAAGCACAAGAAGTAACAAGAACATAAACCCCACCCTAAAACAACAAGTTTGGAGTTCgtctacaacaagggtcaactttaAACGATCATAACTTGAATTCTAGACAGGAGAATGAACTAATTCTAATTGAAGGTGATAGCTTAATTATTGTCGTCTTATGGTTCTAATCGTAGGTCAAACGCCTTAAACAGATAGAAAACGAGAAAGATAAGGCCGTTTTTACGAAAACGAGATGGTGCAGGGAAAGTTTGTACGTGTATGATCCACATCCAAGCTTTTTTTATTTAACATCGATTTTGTTTTACATCAATTAGCTACATTATCACATTAGTAATTCGTCGTTTTATTTTTCTAAAAAAATCGAGTCATCTCCAATTCCCACAAAAAAACTAGTCCTCCTAAATGCAATCCAGCTCTCACAATCATGTGCTTGGGCTCTGGTTAACAAAACTACTTTCAATTGTAATCTAACCGTCTGTCTAATAAAATGTTGAAAACATAAATTGTTTATTTGGTGAAATTATACATAAATAAAGTAGAGTTGCTCTCTATGTTTAAATGAATAAGTTGTTACATTTGCTTTCTTTTGTGAGGGggaaataaagcaaatgtaaattaTTCTTTATTAATAGTGAACTCCAATATATTGGGAAATTAGCGCCAATCTCCCACGCGCAACGGAAGCAACCAATCGACAAGTACACCATAAAAGTAAAGAAATGTAAGCAATATTAAGATGAGACAATATTTTAGGGTCAAACAcagggcaaaaccttccaaaccggaagtaaaacccactagccaaatcgactagaatccactataataatatagtaccagtacaacgtaaccgtcccgaataaataccaattcgaaacccataataatataagataacaacctTTAGCCCTCTAGTAATATTAGTCAATGCCACTAATATCACCCCTAGAataacctcctaaattattgtattATAACACCCGTTATACTGCCTCTCACCCTCAAACCCCGACTGTAATTTTATTTACTAGTCACCTTGTTTGATTATAATTTTGTGAGATATCTTTTCCAAAGGATTTACCATCCTTTATATAACCACGTGAAAGTGACGTTAGATTTTAAATCATAAATCACTTCATGTTATACACATATGAATTAAAACACAATTCATATGTTTTGTCTCATTTTCACGTAAAGTTAACAAATGAATGTTTCATTCATTAACACCTCCTAAAGTTACATGCATATcatcaattttcaattttatgcatattgtaACACTTAGTAGATTTATTACTTGTGTTGGAAGTTTTAACCCAACTCAATATTTGTTTAATTATAAAAGGAATTATTATGTTATGGCTCACTAGGCTGTGGGCTCAGTGTTGGTGGTGTGATTTACTTGTTCAAGATAATTTATGGATGATGAGCGGAAGAGAAGGTGGGCTTATTTAAAGGAAGGTCGGTGGTGATGAATGTGATAAATTCTACTGACAATCTCATTTCTCACGTCAGTCCACAATCCACCTATTTTTCTAACTATATGTCGAAACAGAGCTtaatctatatatctatatatatatatataaaagagagttttttcgagcgatctgagagcgtccacatcatccaaaattaatttaggaaagtataattttttatgtaaaaaataaagtggaaaatcttttaattattataatatgtatatttcctaaattatattcaaatgatatttccaatttttatatcaaacttttacatttcgtttggcaaaaaaatatcgctaaaaaaattatgaaaataatataattagttttgtggtaaaaaatgctattattagagtataaatttcatattatttgcacatattaaagatggtgtacttcttaatatgtaaaattgtgtaatttttagtatgttttgtcccacattagaaaataacgtaggtgtggtgaatatactacatataaatagtagaattatcccacatccaaagattagtataaggtgatttgatcctatgattataaataggatgcatatttggaacttatgtatccacccaaaatttgttgagtctcataaatattgttttaaagagctcttaagattttctatcattattatctacgatatgatataaaaaataaagtggaaatcgttggaaaatacccgggaaagagttaagaacatgaacatgaaaataaaaaaatacaaaactaaaggttttactaatggtagtctcctgacacagtacaaaactaaagattttactaatggttgtcttctgaatgcagtaataaagcgttaatgagtcgctatatgtacgatgtagagatccctatctaattaatgatcgagactaagtggttttacctttaaagaaaaataatatgtatacagtagtggtttttttaagaagagatatgttattcttggtatgttatatctttcacattgaaaaataatgtaggcatgatgaacatactacgtctaaataattaaattatgtatctcacatcgaaagaatagtatatggtagagtgattctataaatataaatatgaggaatccttgaaacttaggtattaacccaaatttttttgatataaaaaatatgtactttttagtatgttatatgtcccacattgaaaaaaaatgtaggtgtggtgaatatattatgtataaataatagaattgtcacatatatatacattttctatattatattaaagtgatgtttataattttgatataaaaactttatatttcatttgacaaaaaagtatcgtatgaaaattatataattatattgtgacaaaaaaatgttatcattattCATTAGATTGTAGATTTTATTgtaatttctcattattaaatcgggttgatgtcaaagcaagtgcaaaaaaaatggtgtatttagtatgttatttgtcctacattgaaaagtaatgtaagtgtggtgaatatactatgtataaatattagaattgtcccacatcggaagattaccataaggcaaagtgatcttatgattataaatagaagtcataacccaaaatcttttaagtattgtcagagagagttattaaaagagtttgtattactgtctctagaATAATGatctctaacctaagttaatctttagaaaatcttttagttattatacataatatatactctgtatttcttacttcctccattcaacttcactctaccactttactttttcacgtttgccaacgcgtgttttacgcgctaaatatcgttattTACGTAgtttcaaaaattataaaaattagatatttttaatgtactcgtaaagacgaaccaaacaagatcccacatgaatatattttcacttatgtattgaaagaaaatcgaaattgaatgttaatttgtgaatagtgtacaaaatggaatatggtagagtggagttgaatggaggaagtattttatattcaagtggtattttgggaaagaaaaaggtaaagaCATgagtaccatttgtagaaacttaaaattaggggtaccatgtgtaatctatcaaagttcaaggttaccatgagaaatttccaatattataatgatatagttaattaaattttcatttaaaagagagagaaatttgtaccaataaaacaataaagggggtattattttttaatttttattttattgtcacgttatcaaacttaacgtccatttaacagcctttacattagggggtaccatgggaaaaaaaaaatggaacctcaagagTACCATAGGCAggttcttaaaagtaggggtaacatggaaaatctgacaaaattaagggtaCCACGAGAAATTtctgtatctcaattatgataaaaaaaaattgaagaaaaacaaaatacaaatattaatggagagtacttgatcatattattaaatttaaatataactattagatataatgagtagcaattgtccgtattcggtattcgggatctgttggatgtcgaactaagtgccaaaaaaatggtgtaattctgagtatgatatttgtcccacattgaaaaacaatgcatgtttgatgaatatatactatgtataaatagtagaattgtcccacatcagaaaaataatccaagtttggtgaatatattacttataaatagtagaattgtaccacaccaaaagattagtataaggtggagtgattatatgattataaataagttaacccacgtatatattaatcctttattttttttgaaagaaatattttaataatatgtaaacaaatcattagacatagtcTCACATAGTATATAaatattaaacccttataactttttttttttttgcattataaataagttaattaccccgttgcaacacacgggcattcaaactaagtTAATATCGAACattattaatggagagtacttgatcatattattaaatctaaatataaatattagatataatgagtagcaattgtccgtattcgggatctggttggatgtcgaactaagtgcaaaaaaaatggtgtaatTCTGACTATGATATTTGTCCCACtctgaaaaacaatgcaggtttgatgaatatatactacgtataaatagtaaaattgtcccacatcaaaaaaataatccaagtttggtgaatatattacttataaatagtagaattgtaccacaccaaaagattagtataaggcgaagtgattatatgattataaataagttaacccacgtatatattaatcctttatttctttggaaagagatattttaataatatgtaaacaaatcattagacatagaatgtaaatattatattcaggatctggttggatgtcgaactaaatgcaaaaaagatggtgtaattatgagtatgttatttgtcccacattgaaaaacaatacaggtttgataaatatatactacgtataaatagtagaattgtctcacatcagaaaaataagttaagtttgttgaatattacttataaatagtataaCTGTCTCACAAcgaaagattaatataaggttaggtgattataaataggagttaacctacgtatatattaatcttttatttttttgaaagaatattttaataatatgtaagaaAATCATTAGACAtggaatgtaaacattaaacccttataacgttttttttgcattataaataagttaattatcccgttgcaacgcacgggcattcaaactagtaataataatgtTGTAGAGAAGATGATAACCATTCCTACGAATATAGTTGGTATTTTACGGTAATATTTTGGAATGATGATGCGATTATAAAATAATATAGGCCGACTTTAATTAAGTTAATATACCTACTCAAAAGTGTAAGAGTGAAGAATAGGGATGAAAATAAAGTTTCCAAAAATGTCTTAAGTATATATAAGGAATGTAACCTGCGGAATAATGCATGAGGTCCTTAATTTCCCCGGCCTACGAAAACACACTTTCGGTGACCAAACATCACTTTAATTTGTGTTGGACAGGATGATATCATATATATGCCTGCTCCATCTGTGGTCTTGAATAATATGCATTATTATGCAATGCATGGCAGCTCCATCTCTCGATGCTTCAAAACTCCTTTATCATacgttaattactttcatttcttACGACGGTCGACGGACAGTACAATTTAGAACATCGCTGACCTCACTTTGGGTTGGGACTCAATTCTGAAACGTACACTCCGATTATGTAATCAAGACAAGTCTTTGCCGGGTGTTACCACCATATTTTCAATATCATTATTCAAGGCATGCATGTTAGATGAGTTTAATGTACGTACTACTCCTAATACTAATTAATAAGGTATAAAATTATTGCTTGATCGCCCAACCACTTCTTCGTAAATTCATCTAGTCTACCTTCTTTCCCTCAAGATAGGCCATAGCCTCATAGCTGACTGTCCGTGACCCTGAACGAGTACTTCGCACGCTTAGCCCTGTTCTTTCTGAtaacttaatttcagttcattgtaaatttctttagtttaatttagttTAGCTTCATTTAATTATTCAGGTTAATTAGTTCAATTCAGCTCATCCTTTTATAAATTAACTCGTAGTTTAGTTTAGCCCAACtttattaagttcagttcaattaagTTCGGCTTTATTAagctcaattcagttcagttcaactcattTTAGCCGAAAAGATCAAGCCGTACAACTCTGAATTTAAAATTTATGTGAAGTTCTACTTTCCATAATTCAACATATATCAGCATCATATTTAACTAATGGATTAGAACATTTACAAGGGGTAATCAAACAAGCCAA from Silene latifolia isolate original U9 population chromosome 10, ASM4854445v1, whole genome shotgun sequence encodes:
- the LOC141604578 gene encoding synaptotagmin-1-like, with the translated sequence MGIVSTIMGFCGFGFGTSFGLVLGYYFFFYFQSSDVKDPEICSLTDLDAEILARLLPDIPLWVKNPDFDRVDWLNKFIEHMWPYLNKAICKTATDISKPIIADQIPKYKIQSVDFQTLCLGTLPPTFQGMKVYMTEEKELIMEPVLRWAGNPNILVAVKAFGLKATVQVVDLQVFAHPRITLKPLVPAFPCFAKIFVSLMEKPHVDFGLKLLGADAMAIPGLYRFVQEKIKDQVGQMYLWPKTLEIPILDPKMAGKRPVGILHVKVLRAMNLRKKDLLGGADPYVKLKLTQDKAPSKKTTVKYKTLNPEWNEEFNITVRDPESQVLEFSMYDWEKVGKHEKMGINVVPLKDLTPDETKEFVLPLLKTMDPNDVQNEKSRGQLVLEITYKSFKGEDVHDDAEDSGEVEKAPEGTPAGGGMLVIIIHQAQDVEGKHHTNPYVRLLFRGEEKKTKTVKKNRDPRFGEEFSFTLEEPPTDDRVHVEVCSVSSRIGLLHPKENLGFVDISLRDVVNNRRINQSYNLIDSKNGRIQIELQWRTY